The Spirochaetota bacterium genome includes a window with the following:
- a CDS encoding GldG family protein, which yields MIVFLKNVLSFLKNNYKIGIITLIFLTITFIPLVSFFGLSIGVVIILVFLVLNIVWVLWAGTRVFEDIKSGKLFRGVEDIAIIVLVLAILVVLYILASNRSLKIDLTSEQLYSLSPYTFEVIKKLNKEVKITLFTRKGEATELEKILEEYSKNSDKITFVSIDPIKDPLTAKRYELPQGESIMIVVESGENKKYIRGGSLVEYQQTSYGPRATGIKVEEEVTSAILNVIGSSRVIYFLVGNGEYRVLSDAPGAEVEYSFKTWRSYLEKANFTIKELNLSTTKEIPDDAGAIVIVSPRRIIPIEIQDKLYTYFTNGGSVIILLEPILGSVTYDRSFSINYLLSKLGFYVKNNVVFDQERFNPYVGRLFYIIPYIHFSPLTSDIKRKGLPIQLVTAMGISRMENIEGQLGYRYYDIMSSSSDSWGEVSIPEGSETLSASMDDKDMKPPIILGYAIEKTSEEDTTKVGKMVIIGDIDFLSDYFIESMSGNLELALNIVEWASRESGLLGIKPKSIKSEPVVIPSSADANLVLVLSLIVVPLLVLVPGVIVWFVRSRKVV from the coding sequence ATGATAGTGTTTCTAAAAAATGTATTATCGTTTCTAAAGAATAACTACAAGATAGGTATAATAACCCTAATTTTTCTTACCATAACCTTTATTCCTCTCGTAAGTTTCTTCGGTTTGTCCATTGGAGTAGTAATAATACTTGTATTTCTCGTTTTGAATATCGTTTGGGTCCTGTGGGCTGGAACGAGAGTGTTTGAAGATATAAAAAGTGGAAAACTATTCAGAGGTGTTGAGGATATCGCAATAATAGTTCTTGTTCTAGCCATACTAGTTGTTCTATACATCCTAGCATCCAACAGATCACTCAAGATAGACCTAACATCGGAACAACTTTACTCGCTATCACCCTACACCTTTGAGGTTATAAAAAAACTCAACAAGGAAGTAAAGATAACACTTTTTACGAGGAAAGGTGAAGCAACCGAACTTGAAAAGATACTTGAGGAGTATTCAAAGAATTCTGATAAGATTACATTTGTATCAATTGACCCGATAAAAGATCCGCTTACCGCAAAACGATACGAATTACCTCAAGGTGAGAGTATAATGATCGTAGTTGAGTCTGGAGAAAACAAGAAATACATAAGGGGTGGGTCTCTTGTGGAATACCAGCAAACCTCCTATGGTCCGAGAGCCACTGGAATAAAAGTTGAAGAAGAAGTTACTTCAGCCATACTTAACGTAATTGGTTCATCAAGGGTTATATACTTTTTGGTAGGTAACGGAGAGTACAGAGTCTTATCTGATGCTCCCGGTGCTGAAGTAGAATACTCTTTCAAAACTTGGAGGTCCTACCTTGAAAAAGCAAACTTCACAATTAAAGAACTTAATCTATCAACAACAAAAGAAATCCCAGATGACGCAGGAGCAATTGTAATTGTCTCACCGAGAAGAATAATCCCTATTGAAATTCAAGATAAACTATACACTTACTTCACAAACGGTGGTAGCGTAATAATTCTTCTTGAACCAATCCTAGGTAGTGTGACCTACGATAGGTCATTTTCAATAAACTATTTACTGTCAAAACTAGGTTTCTATGTCAAGAACAATGTTGTTTTTGACCAAGAAAGATTTAATCCCTACGTAGGAAGGTTATTTTACATAATTCCCTACATTCATTTTAGCCCTCTTACATCTGACATAAAGAGAAAAGGACTACCAATACAACTCGTAACAGCGATGGGCATAAGTAGAATGGAAAACATTGAAGGGCAACTCGGATACAGGTATTACGACATTATGTCCTCTTCATCTGACAGTTGGGGAGAAGTGTCAATACCTGAAGGTAGTGAGACTCTCTCTGCCTCTATGGATGACAAAGATATGAAACCACCAATCATCCTAGGATACGCTATTGAAAAGACATCAGAAGAAGATACAACAAAGGTTGGCAAGATGGTAATTATAGGAGATATTGATTTCCTATCTGACTACTTTATTGAAAGCATGTCTGGAAATTTGGAACTCGCACTCAACATCGTTGAGTGGGCATCACGAGAAAGCGGACTTCTTGGAATAAAACCAAAGTCAATAAAAAGCGAACCTGTTGTTATACCTTCATCAGCAGATGCTAACCTAGTTCTTGTCCTAAGTCTTATTGTTGTTCCTCTACTAGTTTTAGTTCCCGGTGTGATAGTCTGGTTTGTGAGAAGCAGGAAAGTGGTATGA
- a CDS encoding fumarylacetoacetate hydrolase family protein, whose translation MKIVRFRTEDKKLHWGVLDIENQIVIPIKGNVFENFEFEDRSFKMDSIYILPPVIPSKVVCVGLNYRDHAEELKMPIPEEPILFLKPPTTVIGHNDTIVAPEFCKRVDYEAELGVVISKVCKNVSVDEARECILGYTCLNDVTERYYQNKDGQWTRAKSFDTFCPIGPWIETETDWRGLGIRAYLNGQLKQNSTTNNMIFGVEEIISFVSKIMTLFPGDVIATGTPPGVGEMKDNDEIVIEIDGIGALKNYFSKRPL comes from the coding sequence ATGAAGATAGTTAGATTTAGAACCGAGGATAAAAAATTACATTGGGGAGTTCTGGACATTGAAAACCAGATAGTCATACCTATCAAAGGAAATGTTTTTGAGAATTTTGAGTTTGAAGATAGAAGTTTCAAGATGGATAGTATCTACATTCTACCACCTGTGATACCTAGTAAGGTTGTTTGCGTTGGACTTAATTATAGAGACCACGCAGAAGAACTCAAGATGCCTATACCAGAAGAACCTATTCTTTTCCTTAAACCTCCAACTACGGTTATAGGTCATAACGATACCATAGTAGCACCAGAATTTTGTAAGAGAGTTGATTATGAAGCAGAACTAGGAGTTGTAATATCAAAAGTTTGTAAAAATGTATCTGTTGATGAAGCAAGAGAATGTATTCTTGGATATACATGTCTTAATGACGTAACTGAAAGATACTATCAGAACAAAGACGGTCAATGGACACGAGCAAAGTCGTTTGACACATTCTGTCCTATAGGACCTTGGATAGAAACGGAGACTGACTGGAGAGGGCTAGGGATAAGAGCATATCTAAACGGGCAACTCAAGCAAAACTCTACAACAAACAACATGATCTTTGGAGTTGAAGAGATAATAAGTTTTGTATCAAAGATTATGACACTCTTTCCGGGTGATGTAATAGCAACCGGAACTCCACCAGGTGTTGGAGAGATGAAAGATAACGATGAGATAGTTATTGAGATAGATGGTATCGGTGCTCTGAAAAATTACTTTAGCAAGAGACCACTATGA
- a CDS encoding FeoA domain-containing protein — translation MTKLSDTKRGNVGYILKINGDRQFKKKLFVMGILEGEKFLVENVSPMGSPIVVNVKQARVALRREEAENVIVDLS, via the coding sequence ATGACAAAACTGAGTGATACGAAGAGAGGTAATGTAGGATACATACTTAAGATAAATGGTGATAGACAGTTTAAGAAGAAACTTTTCGTTATGGGCATTCTAGAAGGTGAGAAATTTCTTGTTGAGAATGTGTCTCCTATGGGGTCTCCAATAGTAGTGAATGTGAAGCAAGCCAGAGTAGCACTAAGACGGGAAGAGGCAGAGAATGTTATTGTAGATCTTTCCTAA
- the thiL gene encoding thiamine-phosphate kinase codes for MRIDEFELIEHIKNITNSLGIPEEVTIPNGDDCFGFRDCEGNTIITTDTMVDGIHFLKEKFSAYDIGVKSAVSNLSDISAMGGIPKYALVSLIIPPYFELDFILDVYRGLVDVFSKYNVYIGGGNVSRGRDFTITITLVGRSFGRLLERRGTKAGDKIFVSGYIGDSSLGLEILLKRGKGPHLSEIESYLVSRHVSPTPRIELGLKLKEIATSCIDLSDGLIQDVNHITQSSSVGARIYINKIPISKEYSVYMSKEKRYDSLVEFFKYPLSGGEDYELIFTIPSQDIDKVHKISLELDTPITEIGEITDGKEVELLYFDERIDERKYKGWKHF; via the coding sequence ATGAGAATCGACGAATTTGAATTGATAGAACACATAAAGAACATAACCAACAGTCTAGGAATACCAGAAGAAGTTACGATCCCTAATGGAGATGATTGCTTCGGTTTTAGAGACTGTGAAGGTAACACCATAATAACTACCGACACTATGGTTGATGGAATACACTTTCTCAAAGAGAAGTTTTCCGCGTATGATATAGGTGTTAAGAGTGCTGTCTCAAACCTGAGTGATATTTCTGCGATGGGGGGGATACCAAAATATGCTCTCGTATCACTCATAATACCACCTTACTTTGAATTGGATTTTATACTTGATGTGTATAGAGGGTTGGTTGATGTTTTTAGCAAGTATAACGTATATATAGGTGGAGGTAATGTATCAAGAGGCAGGGATTTTACCATAACCATAACTTTGGTAGGCAGATCATTCGGCAGACTTCTTGAGAGGAGAGGAACGAAAGCCGGTGACAAGATATTTGTTAGTGGATACATAGGAGACTCATCACTAGGACTTGAGATACTACTCAAAAGAGGTAAAGGGCCTCATCTATCGGAGATAGAAAGTTATCTTGTTTCAAGACATGTATCACCAACTCCAAGAATAGAACTTGGACTCAAGTTAAAAGAAATAGCAACTTCTTGCATAGACTTGAGTGATGGGCTGATTCAAGATGTCAATCACATAACCCAAAGTTCTAGTGTAGGTGCTAGAATATACATAAACAAAATACCAATAAGTAAGGAATATAGTGTTTATATGTCAAAAGAAAAAAGGTATGATAGCCTAGTTGAGTTTTTTAAATACCCTCTATCTGGTGGTGAAGACTACGAACTCATATTCACCATACCTAGCCAAGATATTGATAAGGTTCATAAAATCTCTCTTGAACTAGATACCCCAATTACAGAAATCGGTGAGATAACCGACGGAAAAGAAGTTGAACTATTATACTTTGACGAGAGGATAGATGAAAGAAAATACAAGGGATGGAAACACTTTTAG
- the truA gene encoding tRNA pseudouridine(38-40) synthase TruA yields the protein MSSPVCRNIKLMLSYDGSDYNGWQKQKNTRNTIQEILEFSLSKMLNEKVSVIGAGRTDAGAHAVRQVANFKTTNLSIPPEKFRVILNGILPESIRVVNSEEVGLDFNSRYSAKFRKYIYLVFIGDEKYYPFIGKYSLISKRKDHDLKFLRLLAKDFLGEHDFLCISSKREYKTTVRFVKSFRVFRFKDFIVFSMTANGFMYNMARGMVSVLLEAERRNDKSLVRNILLGIEKIKPTLVPSNGLYLHRVYY from the coding sequence ATGTCATCCCCGGTATGTAGGAATATTAAACTCATGCTATCCTACGATGGAAGTGATTACAACGGTTGGCAGAAGCAGAAAAACACCAGAAATACAATTCAGGAGATACTGGAGTTTTCATTATCCAAGATGCTGAATGAAAAAGTATCTGTAATAGGAGCGGGTCGGACTGACGCGGGAGCACACGCAGTTAGGCAAGTTGCAAACTTCAAAACTACTAACTTATCAATCCCTCCAGAGAAGTTTAGAGTTATTCTCAATGGAATTCTTCCAGAAAGTATAAGAGTTGTAAACTCCGAAGAGGTTGGATTAGATTTCAATTCAAGATACTCTGCGAAATTTAGAAAATACATTTACCTAGTGTTTATCGGTGATGAGAAGTACTATCCTTTTATTGGAAAGTATTCTTTGATTTCAAAGAGAAAGGATCATGATCTGAAGTTTTTGAGATTGTTAGCAAAGGATTTTCTAGGGGAACACGATTTTCTGTGTATATCGTCAAAGAGAGAGTATAAGACAACTGTAAGGTTTGTTAAGAGTTTTAGGGTTTTTAGATTTAAGGACTTTATCGTTTTTTCAATGACTGCGAATGGGTTTATGTATAACATGGCTAGGGGTATGGTTTCGGTTTTGCTAGAAGCAGAACGAAGGAATGATAAGAGTTTGGTTAGAAACATTCTACTAGGTATAGAAAAGATTAAACCTACACTAGTTCCATCAAACGGCCTTTACCTACATAGAGTGTATTACTAA
- a CDS encoding type III pantothenate kinase translates to MSRKVLCIDIGNTNVVFGISTDDWNNFEFKHFRITTNHLITIDEVSLNLFSILNYFDVRRDEIFRVVISSVVPEVDVQFRYGILNVIGVEPVFVKPEDTGIRIEYNNINEIGSDRLVDALAGKVLYGSDCIIVDTGTATTIDVLRDGAYLGGVIMPGIQTSLYAIFQKASKIPKISLDTPKRVVGKTTEECLRSGIILGLAKGIEGVINEIFKELNYSNFKVIFTGGLSDKIFELVNISNKFIDKELMLKGLKLIASRLES, encoded by the coding sequence ATGAGTAGAAAAGTTCTGTGTATAGACATAGGGAATACAAATGTTGTTTTCGGAATATCAACGGATGACTGGAATAACTTTGAATTTAAACACTTTAGGATTACAACGAATCATTTGATCACTATTGATGAAGTTTCACTAAACCTATTCTCAATCCTCAACTATTTTGATGTGCGTAGAGATGAGATATTTCGTGTTGTAATATCAAGTGTTGTTCCAGAAGTGGATGTTCAATTCAGGTATGGTATTCTAAATGTGATTGGAGTAGAACCAGTATTTGTTAAACCTGAAGACACAGGAATAAGGATTGAATACAACAACATAAATGAGATTGGTAGTGATAGGCTTGTTGATGCTCTCGCTGGAAAGGTTCTATACGGGTCTGATTGTATAATCGTTGATACTGGAACTGCTACGACGATTGATGTCTTAAGAGATGGTGCGTATCTAGGCGGCGTTATTATGCCGGGGATTCAAACATCACTCTATGCCATATTTCAAAAAGCTTCAAAGATACCAAAAATATCTCTAGACACTCCAAAAAGAGTAGTAGGCAAAACTACTGAAGAATGCTTGAGAAGTGGAATAATACTAGGTCTGGCAAAAGGCATTGAAGGTGTAATAAACGAAATATTCAAAGAACTTAATTACTCAAACTTCAAGGTAATCTTCACAGGTGGGCTGTCTGACAAAATATTTGAGTTGGTAAATATTTCAAACAAATTCATTGACAAGGAACTTATGTTAAAAGGACTCAAGTTGATAGCAAGCAGGTTAGAGTCATAG
- a CDS encoding ATP phosphoribosyltransferase regulatory subunit — MKQFLKNIFLSKRDLVGAPRGFSFEYDSKKELIEELYGIVKQNGFQEVNTPVFDFFEVYEKVLGSGVRELFVFKDGNDFIVPRYDTTTQIVRFLAPRIKNLKLPVKLFYYSDVFREPSFKWYPRQIKQFGIEIIGGSDEEIKSMFKILKDIIQALNKHDLLKEYKLVFNFSNIIDAIVSKVEEEDRDIVLYLLANKDLPSLEKVVEKDVYKNIEELVFIVLEDGIESVKNKSLSLTGVSEDTLKDIDTIVNTFGEENVVFDPILTPDMDYYSGVFFKVFSDKQPTHIVSGGRYDNLTKKFGYLQTAMGFALDILP; from the coding sequence ATGAAACAGTTTCTCAAAAACATCTTCCTTTCAAAGAGAGATCTCGTCGGCGCACCTAGAGGCTTCTCGTTTGAGTATGACAGCAAGAAGGAACTGATTGAAGAACTGTATGGAATAGTAAAACAAAACGGATTCCAAGAGGTCAATACACCTGTCTTTGATTTCTTTGAAGTTTATGAAAAGGTTTTAGGAAGTGGTGTTAGGGAACTCTTTGTATTCAAGGATGGAAACGATTTCATAGTCCCAAGGTATGACACAACAACACAGATTGTGAGATTTCTAGCACCAAGAATAAAAAACCTAAAATTACCAGTAAAACTATTCTACTACTCCGATGTATTCAGAGAGCCGAGTTTCAAATGGTATCCAAGACAGATAAAGCAGTTTGGCATTGAAATAATCGGTGGCAGCGACGAAGAAATTAAAAGTATGTTCAAAATACTAAAAGACATAATACAAGCACTAAATAAACACGATCTACTTAAGGAATATAAACTCGTCTTTAACTTTTCAAATATCATAGACGCTATAGTGAGCAAGGTTGAAGAGGAAGATAGAGATATCGTTCTATACCTACTCGCTAACAAGGATTTACCATCTCTTGAAAAGGTTGTTGAAAAAGATGTCTATAAAAACATAGAAGAACTCGTTTTCATCGTTTTGGAAGATGGGATTGAGAGTGTTAAAAATAAATCTCTATCACTCACTGGAGTCAGTGAAGATACTCTCAAAGATATTGATACTATTGTGAATACATTCGGAGAAGAGAATGTAGTCTTTGACCCAATTCTTACACCAGATATGGATTACTACAGCGGAGTATTCTTCAAGGTGTTTTCAGACAAACAACCAACACACATAGTAAGTGGTGGAAGGTATGATAATCTAACAAAAAAATTTGGATATTTACAAACTGCTATGGGCTTTGCATTAGATATTCTACCATGA
- a CDS encoding LptA/OstA family protein, with the protein MRLDRRNLLRCYGKVISVIIFIYLLFFIFAYAQKTTQQQDKSSRDTKDKMVVGGDEGFFRKYYTRFKGNAYVEKGSTRMLAEVIEYFETNNFAIGRGDVVLKDSKSGINVFGQYSEYYGNSNIIIFYNNPYLVITNDGIFLKGEVLILNQNDESVVSRTNAYMSNANIQMFSDNIIVLSKSNIIRLVRNSKVISSNITIHSDRGVIITSSNKKAKENEISQYIGIGRVLIIGSNFSLSSDNIVINFTNNEVKDYTATGNVVISNTNNIVMAEYFRSEFEGGRDVFHIGMTNVVITNLENGDTVYSDYLFADKNNNYELLSGNATYVIDNGRTRIKAQTIERFLDISITMLNKDVVIDSENISMMSEIGKYDEKMRTIQLIGNPRVVNEDRMGVSANVITININKRQVKIDNGNYGYVIPGM; encoded by the coding sequence ATGAGGTTGGATAGAAGGAATTTGTTGAGATGCTATGGTAAGGTAATATCTGTGATAATCTTTATTTATTTGCTCTTCTTCATATTCGCTTACGCCCAGAAAACAACTCAACAACAAGATAAATCTTCTAGAGATACCAAAGATAAGATGGTGGTAGGTGGTGATGAAGGTTTTTTCAGAAAGTATTACACTAGGTTCAAAGGAAATGCTTATGTTGAGAAGGGTAGCACTAGGATGTTGGCAGAAGTGATTGAGTATTTTGAGACTAACAACTTTGCCATAGGTAGAGGTGATGTTGTACTCAAAGATAGTAAAAGTGGTATTAATGTGTTCGGACAATATAGCGAATACTATGGAAATAGTAATATCATTATTTTTTACAACAATCCATATCTAGTGATTACGAATGATGGTATATTTCTAAAAGGTGAGGTTCTGATACTCAATCAGAATGATGAGTCTGTTGTTTCTAGAACAAATGCGTATATGTCCAATGCAAATATTCAGATGTTTTCAGACAACATCATTGTTCTTTCAAAGTCAAACATAATAAGATTAGTTAGGAATTCAAAGGTAATTTCTTCAAACATCACGATTCACAGTGATAGAGGAGTTATAATAACCTCAAGCAACAAAAAAGCGAAAGAGAATGAAATATCGCAATATATAGGTATAGGTAGAGTGCTGATAATAGGTAGTAATTTTTCTTTAAGTTCAGACAATATTGTTATTAACTTTACCAACAATGAGGTTAAAGATTACACTGCAACAGGTAATGTAGTAATATCAAATACTAATAACATAGTTATGGCTGAATATTTTAGGTCAGAATTTGAAGGTGGTAGAGATGTTTTTCACATTGGTATGACTAATGTTGTTATAACGAACCTTGAGAATGGTGATACGGTTTATTCTGATTATCTCTTTGCAGATAAGAATAACAATTATGAACTCTTGAGTGGTAATGCTACTTATGTAATAGATAATGGTAGAACAAGGATAAAAGCTCAAACGATTGAGAGGTTTTTGGATATTAGTATTACTATGCTTAATAAGGATGTTGTCATTGATAGTGAGAATATAAGCATGATGAGTGAAATTGGTAAGTATGATGAGAAGATGAGGACAATACAGCTAATTGGAAATCCAAGAGTTGTGAATGAAGATAGGATGGGAGTCTCTGCCAATGTAATAACTATCAACATTAACAAAAGGCAGGTTAAAATAGATAACGGCAACTACGGATATGTCATCCCCGGTATGTAG
- the pheT gene encoding phenylalanine--tRNA ligase subunit beta, with protein MKFPFSWLNDFIELDKILDKENGNIHKVSEKLTKAGIEVEDIKIRKFYDGNVVIGRIEELSPHPTKQQYFICEVDVKDNEYKIVITADTTVKKGDKVVYCYPGTIVGEDNFLVDVRNIEGINSNGMLLAMDELGLEKESQTLWKLTSDWKIGSDLLSNILPPFMKEEYIFTVKVPSNRADVLSILGIARELSSIYNIPLKPLPHFKFNEELPKPHIEIQDSRCYRYCSRVLKNVRIRESDDLIKYRLLLSGQRPINNVVDITNYVMLAIGQPMHAFDYDKLAGGKIIVRPSEDGETILALNGENITLPKGTMVIADENKPVAVAGVIGGEETGVSETTTSILLESAYFDYNSIRRTVKEIGVSTESSNRFSRDIGFYTTELAINLATSLLGDVKVSQFNDVRAQDAKALKDTYIKTSFSSIRSNIGDDIPDETIKQILISLGFEIQQKADKITLKVPSYRKDVSIEEDIFEEVSRIYGYDNIPSTLPRIDKNPEIPSNQLKYESLIRHNLSSQGLTEVMNFSFISEKDVETFKLESQSLITISNPMVAEDTILRPILLINVLKTVKRNINNGVKNLSLFEVGRVFTNSTEGFVEEKNVCIVLHGNKYENWFDTSSYSYYDLKEIVDKLFLFLGIRAEVRQRRIHFLHNYISGEIVVEGDVLGYIGKVHPEISQQIEIQDTLVCEISLTKLEKYLGKEVEFKGINRLPSSTKSISILVPKDYHTSNLINFIQNYETKNQNLEITDVRVMDIYEGPKLPEGMKSVNILFKLQWVNEVREEVEIKVVFTNIIKDIQEKLGFSIRGVQ; from the coding sequence ATGAAGTTCCCCTTCAGCTGGCTAAACGACTTTATTGAACTTGATAAGATTCTTGACAAAGAAAACGGTAACATTCACAAGGTCTCAGAAAAACTAACAAAAGCAGGAATAGAGGTTGAAGATATTAAGATTAGAAAGTTTTATGACGGGAATGTAGTGATCGGAAGGATAGAGGAGTTGTCACCACATCCAACAAAGCAACAATACTTTATCTGTGAAGTAGATGTTAAAGATAATGAATACAAGATAGTAATAACAGCAGATACAACAGTAAAGAAAGGAGATAAAGTTGTGTATTGTTATCCTGGAACTATCGTTGGGGAAGACAACTTCCTAGTAGATGTTAGAAATATTGAAGGAATAAACTCAAATGGTATGCTACTCGCTATGGATGAATTAGGCTTGGAGAAGGAAAGTCAAACACTCTGGAAACTAACGAGCGACTGGAAGATTGGGTCCGATTTACTCTCAAACATTCTACCTCCATTTATGAAGGAAGAGTATATATTCACTGTAAAAGTTCCTTCAAACAGAGCAGATGTTCTGTCCATTCTAGGAATAGCAAGAGAACTATCTTCTATATATAACATTCCTCTCAAACCTCTACCACATTTTAAGTTCAACGAAGAACTACCAAAACCACATATTGAAATACAAGATAGCAGATGTTATAGATACTGCTCAAGAGTTTTGAAAAATGTTAGAATAAGAGAAAGTGATGATCTCATAAAGTATAGACTTCTGTTATCTGGACAGAGACCTATAAACAATGTAGTTGATATTACAAACTATGTTATGCTTGCGATAGGACAACCTATGCATGCATTTGACTACGACAAACTAGCAGGTGGTAAGATCATAGTAAGACCTTCAGAGGATGGTGAAACTATACTTGCTCTCAACGGAGAAAACATTACCCTACCAAAAGGAACTATGGTAATAGCAGATGAGAATAAGCCAGTAGCAGTTGCTGGAGTAATAGGTGGAGAAGAAACAGGTGTAAGTGAAACGACAACTTCTATACTCCTTGAGAGTGCTTACTTTGACTATAATTCCATAAGGAGAACTGTTAAAGAGATAGGAGTATCAACAGAGTCATCAAATAGGTTCTCAAGAGATATAGGTTTCTACACAACTGAACTTGCTATAAATCTAGCGACCTCACTACTCGGAGATGTAAAAGTATCTCAATTCAACGATGTTAGGGCTCAAGATGCCAAAGCACTAAAAGACACCTATATTAAAACTTCTTTTAGTTCAATAAGAAGCAATATCGGAGATGATATACCAGATGAAACGATAAAACAAATACTCATAAGTTTAGGTTTTGAAATCCAACAGAAAGCAGACAAGATAACATTAAAAGTTCCATCATACCGAAAGGATGTCAGTATTGAAGAAGATATATTTGAAGAAGTCTCAAGGATATACGGATACGACAACATACCATCTACATTACCAAGGATAGACAAAAACCCTGAAATACCATCAAATCAACTAAAGTATGAGAGTTTGATAAGACACAATCTATCATCTCAAGGTCTTACTGAAGTGATGAACTTTTCTTTCATATCTGAAAAAGACGTAGAAACATTCAAGTTAGAAAGTCAATCACTGATAACCATATCAAACCCTATGGTAGCGGAAGACACAATATTAAGACCTATTCTACTGATAAATGTTCTTAAGACAGTAAAGAGGAATATCAATAACGGAGTCAAAAACCTATCACTTTTTGAGGTAGGAAGAGTTTTTACAAACTCCACCGAAGGCTTCGTAGAGGAGAAGAATGTCTGTATAGTCCTCCATGGTAATAAATACGAAAACTGGTTTGACACAAGTAGCTATTCATACTACGACCTAAAGGAGATAGTAGATAAACTCTTTCTATTCCTTGGTATCAGAGCAGAAGTTAGACAAAGAAGGATACATTTTCTACACAACTACATATCAGGTGAGATAGTAGTAGAAGGAGATGTGTTAGGCTATATAGGTAAGGTTCATCCTGAAATCTCACAACAAATAGAGATACAAGATACCCTTGTCTGTGAAATATCTCTAACTAAACTAGAAAAATACCTCGGAAAAGAAGTGGAATTCAAAGGCATCAACAGATTACCATCATCCACGAAGAGTATATCCATACTCGTTCCCAAAGACTATCATACCTCAAACCTTATCAATTTCATACAAAACTACGAAACAAAGAATCAAAATCTAGAGATAACTGATGTAAGGGTAATGGACATATACGAAGGTCCTAAACTACCAGAAGGGATGAAAAGCGTAAATATCCTTTTCAAACTACAATGGGTTAATGAAGTGAGAGAGGAAGTTGAGATAAAGGTCGTATTCACTAACATCATAAAAGATATTCAGGAAAAACTCGGCTTCTCAATAAGAGGCGTCCAATGA